Proteins encoded together in one Corallococcus soli window:
- a CDS encoding response regulator receiver protein gives MGASVLLVHDDIATIAAVRRLLSREGHEVILATSAADALIAFGHHLPELIVLAPGVESGRGRVVLEELLQHPDGHKARVLLLSEAIEGFSAPVAPLPLDGPGFVTLVDTLIRAPAEADGWRVVENRTLAEPARGSGPGSEETWHATTAHAVGGDPALANALFGDLAPLNQTDWEVAAMTREERSAHVVHQQREQSTHLAMNVALEQAHLEVEAEAMASIDSALSVGTASSSASAWKGGSSGADTGEAWGEGDPDADIGQEWDADPDAPRKSAAAAFPPVPDGRAPQERATLRFPFPNEVVPSAGAKSAEADPLAVTEDFDAELRADAERLSREQGAEAGLPSGKLAFREERLTPPGLRPVKPTPRLGDEDFFDVDSDDVPGMAPEAKIPVREGAEPLAWTELAPDPELEARRTASDGASASAAFDETDFGSVADDVAKEERAAAAGAAGGTDDAEPTREELEAAGLSTDEDADPTDEELAAAGLSTGDGDAATEPTAEELAAAGLSNWDVLEAELKASAEARDQEGGATDDEETRGAAKPVATPAPVKPVGADWFDSETVDDDAKAPSAEGARPLAGAESRDASASRADAKTETREAAGAGDGDATSRTDDDAKSDHAATEPAPSDASRVSGAASRPGGWEASRTVPGSSTSKQGGLLWSNRPRPASTGVQEPAAPFARAVEVEAKAEVGPGPEAGAKAQAALTQDAGAKKDAGAKQDAVSADESEASSQLEVELESLREELAQAYALIQEAEARAADAESLAEAEQTLRIELEERVASEARAREDARLEADAEVEARSSVEVRAEAEVHARARAESLLKQASAAHADSEVRAVSATQALAEVEARLASEAGGRVDAESRADSEERARREAEAVAEMARLELVELEKRMASEVQAREEAERLARQETQARAEAEARAELEQAARTEAEARAEAEAEARIVAEARANAEAEARLAAEARAEAETTAREESRRRAETEARAREELETRDGKEAALRADLEARRAEAEARADAESKARVAAEAKVKHSAQALSLVEVRAHQLAQSLAQSEAKGKQAAQTLAQAEGRAQQAAQALAQAEAKATQSTQTLAQVEARAQQLAQVLLQAEAKARQSAQTLAQAEGRAAQAEESRASAEARAEQAEESRKQTEATAAKSGEALADAEARAARAEEALTQAHARAEQSEEVRKRTEAQFAETMGQANARMEQLKQARQRAEAKAAQPAEALLQSEARVEQLTRALKQAEARVSELSDAVKRAEAQALEAAQARDASAEQLARATAQAEALTEQLALTQAGTKSQSDQLTQAEARIEQLTQAQTQAEARIEQLTHAQAQAEARAEQLTQTLAQAEGRADQLQQERSEAEARAEQLTQARTEAEHRVEQLTKAQAELQARADQLTQALAQAESRAEQSTHAQTDATSRADELARAQAEARAHAAQAEQALEEATRLRAEAEARAEQQTKAREDAEARALKAEQKATESTAKATAEGRHRTVLEVRLDSEARARKDIEERIETESQARTAAEARLAAETQARADAEARLQSEAAALTQARDTLQAQLEQLREELTREREARVKLEADAVEQRLQTDREREQLEARAQRDAEEAAAQARASLLPLESPGRPEMAVARSGSLTQEGLARLVLRLCDARMEVRLELKVMNALRVLWLRDGALVGAASSAQGESLIDRARADGLIDARQEAELRLVRSATTGTLLEALRGRGYVREAESVPLVQRYTEQVFLDALAEPSTLYRLVQEPAPHEVALAAATRPPLHLLAEGLRNTLTAESLLDAAGSLRAHVARGDAHVAPADFGITGRELQLLQGVDGERTLEMLLLSAGLPQDGALKTLAVARTLGLIVLHPPADDAMGDLPPELDVHRLEAKFEEIQEADYFTVLGLARSAGSEEVKRAYALLAAEFHPLRFAGHPDPALQHRAQQIRAVLTEAARALGDDRLRGEYARNLLD, from the coding sequence ATGGGCGCCTCGGTCCTCCTCGTACACGACGACATCGCCACCATCGCCGCCGTCCGGCGATTGCTGTCCCGCGAAGGGCACGAGGTCATCCTCGCCACCTCCGCCGCGGACGCACTCATTGCCTTCGGGCACCACCTGCCAGAACTCATCGTGCTCGCCCCTGGGGTGGAGAGCGGGCGCGGACGCGTGGTGCTGGAGGAGTTGCTCCAGCACCCGGACGGCCACAAGGCCCGGGTGCTGCTGCTGAGCGAAGCCATCGAGGGCTTCAGCGCCCCGGTCGCGCCGCTGCCGCTGGACGGGCCCGGCTTCGTGACGCTGGTGGACACGTTGATCCGCGCGCCCGCGGAGGCGGACGGCTGGCGCGTGGTGGAGAACCGGACGCTCGCGGAGCCCGCGCGGGGCAGCGGCCCCGGTTCGGAGGAGACGTGGCACGCGACGACGGCGCACGCGGTGGGCGGAGACCCGGCGCTGGCCAACGCGCTGTTCGGGGACCTGGCGCCGCTGAACCAGACGGACTGGGAAGTGGCGGCGATGACGCGCGAGGAGCGCAGCGCGCACGTCGTCCACCAGCAGCGTGAGCAGAGCACGCACCTGGCGATGAACGTCGCGCTGGAGCAGGCGCACCTGGAGGTGGAAGCGGAGGCGATGGCGTCCATCGACTCGGCGCTGTCGGTGGGCACGGCGTCTTCTTCCGCGTCGGCGTGGAAGGGCGGCTCGTCCGGCGCGGACACCGGGGAGGCCTGGGGCGAGGGCGATCCGGACGCGGACATCGGGCAGGAGTGGGACGCGGATCCGGACGCGCCCCGGAAGAGCGCGGCGGCGGCGTTTCCTCCGGTGCCCGACGGACGGGCCCCGCAGGAGCGCGCGACGTTGCGCTTCCCCTTCCCGAACGAGGTGGTGCCGAGCGCCGGGGCGAAGTCGGCGGAGGCGGATCCGCTGGCGGTCACGGAGGACTTCGACGCGGAGCTGCGCGCGGACGCGGAGCGGCTGTCCCGCGAGCAGGGGGCGGAGGCGGGGCTCCCCTCGGGGAAGCTCGCGTTCCGGGAGGAGCGCCTCACCCCGCCAGGGCTGCGGCCGGTGAAGCCCACGCCCAGGCTGGGGGACGAGGACTTCTTCGACGTCGACTCGGACGACGTCCCTGGCATGGCGCCCGAGGCGAAGATCCCCGTGCGAGAGGGCGCGGAGCCGCTGGCCTGGACGGAGCTGGCGCCGGATCCCGAGCTGGAAGCGCGCCGCACGGCTTCGGACGGAGCGTCCGCGTCGGCGGCCTTCGATGAGACGGACTTCGGTTCGGTCGCGGACGACGTGGCGAAAGAAGAGCGTGCCGCCGCGGCAGGCGCCGCCGGTGGGACGGACGACGCGGAGCCGACCCGGGAGGAGTTGGAAGCAGCGGGGCTGTCCACGGACGAGGACGCGGATCCGACCGACGAGGAGCTGGCTGCGGCGGGGCTGTCCACGGGCGACGGCGACGCGGCGACGGAACCGACCGCGGAGGAGCTGGCGGCAGCGGGCCTGTCGAACTGGGACGTGCTGGAGGCGGAGCTCAAGGCCTCCGCGGAGGCTCGGGACCAGGAGGGTGGGGCGACCGACGATGAAGAGACCCGGGGCGCCGCGAAGCCGGTGGCGACTCCCGCGCCCGTGAAGCCGGTGGGCGCGGACTGGTTCGACTCCGAGACGGTCGATGACGACGCGAAGGCGCCGTCGGCGGAAGGTGCCCGTCCGCTCGCGGGGGCGGAGTCGCGGGATGCCTCGGCGTCACGCGCGGATGCGAAGACGGAGACGCGCGAAGCGGCGGGGGCGGGTGATGGTGATGCTACCTCGCGCACGGATGACGACGCGAAGTCGGACCATGCGGCCACGGAACCCGCGCCGAGCGATGCGTCGCGCGTGAGCGGCGCCGCATCGCGCCCAGGTGGATGGGAAGCGAGTCGTACGGTCCCGGGTTCATCGACCTCCAAGCAGGGAGGGCTCCTCTGGTCGAACAGGCCGCGCCCCGCGAGCACCGGCGTCCAGGAACCTGCCGCGCCTTTCGCCAGGGCCGTGGAGGTTGAGGCGAAGGCGGAGGTCGGACCTGGACCCGAGGCAGGCGCGAAGGCGCAGGCCGCGCTGACGCAGGACGCTGGCGCGAAGAAGGATGCGGGCGCGAAGCAGGACGCTGTTTCGGCGGACGAGTCCGAGGCCAGCTCGCAACTGGAAGTCGAGCTGGAGTCCCTGCGCGAGGAGCTGGCGCAGGCCTACGCCCTCATCCAGGAGGCGGAGGCCCGCGCGGCGGACGCGGAGTCCCTGGCCGAGGCGGAGCAGACGCTTCGCATTGAACTGGAGGAGCGCGTCGCGAGCGAAGCGCGAGCGCGCGAGGATGCCCGGCTCGAAGCGGACGCGGAGGTCGAGGCCCGCAGCTCCGTGGAGGTGCGCGCCGAAGCGGAGGTCCACGCCCGTGCACGCGCCGAGTCCCTGCTGAAGCAGGCCTCGGCGGCCCACGCGGATTCGGAAGTCCGGGCCGTGTCGGCGACGCAGGCCCTGGCGGAGGTGGAGGCCCGGCTCGCGTCCGAAGCGGGTGGACGGGTGGACGCCGAGTCCCGAGCGGATTCGGAAGAGCGTGCGCGCCGCGAAGCCGAGGCCGTCGCGGAGATGGCGCGGCTCGAACTCGTCGAGCTTGAGAAGCGCATGGCCTCGGAGGTCCAGGCGCGCGAGGAGGCTGAACGCCTCGCACGGCAGGAGACCCAGGCCCGCGCGGAGGCCGAAGCTCGCGCCGAACTGGAGCAGGCAGCCCGCACCGAAGCGGAAGCCCGGGCCGAAGCAGAGGCCGAAGCGCGAATCGTGGCGGAAGCCCGCGCCAACGCGGAAGCCGAGGCTCGCCTCGCGGCGGAGGCTCGCGCCGAAGCCGAAACCACGGCCCGCGAGGAGTCCCGGCGGCGAGCGGAGACCGAAGCCCGGGCCCGGGAGGAGCTGGAGACCCGCGACGGCAAGGAGGCCGCGCTCCGTGCGGACCTGGAGGCCCGGCGCGCCGAGGCCGAAGCCCGGGCCGACGCCGAGTCGAAGGCACGGGTCGCCGCCGAAGCAAAGGTGAAGCACTCCGCGCAGGCGCTGTCGCTGGTGGAGGTGCGAGCACACCAACTGGCCCAATCGCTGGCCCAGTCCGAAGCGAAGGGGAAGCAGGCGGCCCAGACGTTGGCGCAGGCTGAGGGCCGGGCGCAGCAGGCCGCGCAGGCGCTGGCGCAGGCCGAAGCGAAGGCGACGCAGTCCACCCAGACGCTGGCGCAGGTGGAAGCGCGAGCCCAGCAACTTGCGCAGGTGCTGCTGCAGGCCGAAGCGAAGGCGAGGCAGTCCGCCCAGACGCTCGCGCAGGCGGAAGGTCGTGCCGCGCAAGCGGAGGAGTCCCGAGCCAGCGCCGAAGCCCGGGCGGAGCAGGCCGAGGAGTCCCGGAAGCAGACCGAGGCCACCGCCGCGAAGTCCGGAGAGGCCCTGGCGGATGCGGAAGCGCGGGCCGCGCGGGCCGAGGAAGCCCTGACGCAGGCCCACGCCCGAGCGGAGCAGTCGGAGGAGGTCCGCAAGCGGACCGAGGCGCAGTTCGCTGAGACCATGGGCCAGGCCAACGCCCGCATGGAGCAGCTCAAGCAGGCGCGCCAGCGGGCCGAGGCGAAGGCCGCCCAGCCCGCCGAGGCCCTGCTCCAGTCGGAAGCCCGGGTGGAGCAACTGACGCGGGCCCTGAAGCAGGCCGAAGCCCGCGTGAGCGAGCTGTCGGACGCAGTGAAGCGCGCTGAAGCGCAGGCCCTGGAGGCAGCGCAGGCACGAGACGCCAGCGCCGAACAGCTCGCGCGGGCGACGGCCCAGGCAGAGGCCCTCACCGAACAGCTCGCGCTGACCCAGGCCGGGACGAAGAGCCAGTCGGATCAGCTCACGCAGGCGGAAGCCCGCATCGAGCAGCTCACTCAAGCCCAAACGCAGGCGGAAGCCCGCATCGAACAGCTCACGCACGCCCAGGCGCAGGCGGAGGCGCGCGCGGAGCAGCTCACGCAAACGCTGGCCCAGGCGGAGGGTCGGGCGGATCAGCTCCAGCAGGAACGGAGCGAAGCGGAAGCGCGCGCGGAGCAGCTCACGCAGGCGCGGACCGAAGCCGAACACCGCGTCGAACAGCTCACGAAGGCGCAGGCCGAACTCCAGGCCCGGGCGGATCAGCTCACGCAGGCGCTGGCCCAGGCGGAGTCCCGCGCCGAGCAGTCCACCCACGCCCAGACCGACGCGACCAGCCGCGCGGATGAACTCGCGCGTGCCCAGGCCGAAGCGCGGGCACACGCGGCCCAGGCCGAACAGGCGCTGGAGGAGGCCACCCGTCTGCGCGCCGAAGCGGAGGCTCGCGCCGAACAGCAGACGAAGGCCCGCGAGGACGCGGAGGCCCGGGCCCTGAAGGCCGAACAGAAGGCCACCGAGTCCACCGCGAAGGCCACGGCCGAGGGCCGCCACCGCACCGTGCTGGAGGTCCGCCTCGACTCCGAGGCCCGGGCGCGCAAGGACATCGAAGAGCGCATCGAAACCGAGTCCCAGGCCCGCACCGCCGCGGAGGCCCGCCTCGCCGCCGAAACCCAGGCGCGCGCGGACGCGGAGGCCCGCCTCCAGTCGGAGGCCGCCGCCCTCACGCAGGCCCGCGACACCCTCCAGGCCCAGCTCGAACAGCTCCGTGAGGAACTCACCCGCGAGCGCGAAGCCCGCGTGAAGCTGGAGGCGGACGCCGTCGAGCAGCGCCTCCAGACCGACCGCGAGCGCGAACAACTGGAGGCCCGCGCGCAGCGGGACGCGGAGGAGGCCGCGGCGCAGGCCCGGGCCTCGCTGCTGCCGCTCGAATCGCCGGGCCGCCCGGAGATGGCGGTGGCGCGCAGCGGCAGCCTCACCCAGGAGGGGCTCGCGCGCCTCGTCCTGCGGCTGTGCGACGCGCGCATGGAAGTGCGCCTGGAGCTCAAGGTGATGAACGCGCTGCGCGTGCTGTGGCTGCGCGACGGCGCGCTGGTGGGCGCCGCGTCCTCGGCGCAGGGTGAATCCCTCATCGACCGCGCCCGGGCGGACGGCCTCATCGACGCGCGCCAGGAGGCGGAGCTGCGGCTGGTGCGCAGCGCCACCACGGGCACGCTGCTGGAGGCCCTGCGCGGCAGAGGCTACGTGCGCGAAGCCGAATCCGTCCCGCTGGTGCAGCGCTACACCGAACAGGTCTTCCTGGACGCGCTCGCGGAGCCCTCCACGCTCTACCGGCTGGTGCAGGAGCCCGCGCCCCACGAGGTGGCGCTGGCCGCCGCCACGCGCCCACCACTGCACCTGCTGGCCGAGGGCCTGCGCAACACCCTCACCGCGGAGTCCCTGCTGGACGCGGCGGGCTCGCTGCGTGCGCACGTGGCGCGCGGCGACGCGCACGTCGCCCCCGCGGACTTCGGAATCACCGGGCGCGAACTCCAGCTCCTCCAGGGCGTGGACGGGGAGCGCACGCTGGAGATGCTGCTCCTGAGCGCGGGGCTGCCCCAGGACGGCGCGCTCAAGACGCTCGCGGTGGCGCGGACGCTGGGGCTCATCGTGCTGCACCCGCCGGCGGACGACGCCATGGGGGACCTGCCCCCGGAGCTGGACGTGCACCGCCTGGAGGCCAAGTTCGAGGAGATCCAGGAGGCGGACTACTTCACGGTGCTGGGGCTCGCGCGCTCCGCCGGAAGCGAGGAGGTCAAGCGGGCGTACGCCCTCCTGGCCGCCGAGTTCCACCCCCTGCGCTTCGCCGGCCATCCGGACCCCGCCCTCCAACACCGCGCACAGCAGATTCGCGCCGTGCTGACGGAGGCCGCCCGGGCGCTGGGGGATGACCGGCTGCGAGGGGAGTACGCCCGTAATCTGCTCGACTGA